A stretch of the Gemmatimonadaceae bacterium genome encodes the following:
- a CDS encoding amidohydrolase — translation MSEPDLRVTLVQPDTRWHDPAANRAQVERMLGAAGAAAATDVGNDPQLIVLPETFTTGFSNDAVSRAETMEGETVAWMRDLARARDAAVTASVQIRDGEAVFNRLLFATPDGAVRHYDKRHLFRMAREQQWYAAGRGRLIVEFHGWRICPMVCYDLRFPVFARNRPDPTRGDELEYDLLLYVANWPAARHEAWRTLLRARAMENLCYVVGVNRTGTDGNGHPYQGGSIAADPVGQTLVECDATAQTAKAVLSLERLREHRRRFPAHLDADGFFLDDR, via the coding sequence ATGAGCGAGCCCGATCTGCGCGTGACGCTGGTGCAACCCGACACGCGCTGGCACGATCCAGCGGCAAACCGCGCGCAAGTGGAGCGGATGCTCGGCGCGGCGGGGGCCGCGGCTGCTACGGATGTCGGCAACGATCCACAGCTGATCGTGCTGCCGGAGACCTTCACCACCGGTTTCTCCAACGACGCCGTGTCGCGGGCCGAAACGATGGAGGGTGAGACGGTCGCCTGGATGCGGGATTTGGCGCGCGCGCGTGACGCGGCCGTGACCGCGAGCGTGCAGATCCGCGACGGCGAGGCCGTTTTCAACCGCCTGCTGTTCGCGACACCAGACGGCGCGGTGCGCCACTACGACAAGCGGCACCTGTTCCGCATGGCGCGCGAGCAGCAGTGGTACGCGGCGGGCCGCGGGCGGCTCATCGTGGAATTTCACGGCTGGCGCATCTGCCCAATGGTCTGCTACGACCTGCGCTTCCCGGTCTTTGCGCGCAACCGCCCCGACCCAACGCGGGGCGACGAACTCGAATATGATCTTCTGCTCTACGTCGCCAATTGGCCGGCGGCGCGCCACGAGGCGTGGCGCACGTTGCTGCGCGCGCGGGCGATGGAAAACCTCTGCTACGTGGTGGGCGTGAACCGCACCGGCACGGACGGCAATGGCCATCCGTACCAAGGGGGATCGATTGCCGCCGATCCGGTGGGGCAAACCCTCGTGGAATGCGACGCGACGGCGCAGACCGCGAAGGCGGTGCTGTCGCTGGAGCGGCTGCGGGAGCACCGGCGGCGGTTCCCGGCGCATCTCGACGCGGACGGGTTCTTCCTGGACGATCGATAG
- a CDS encoding cation transporter, translating to MGATLLTTDTRAELVSRSRRLNLATLGYNSLEGVVAIAAGTAAGSVALIGFGIDSGIELTASCIALWRLGADADHARRDRAERTAHRLIGALFMALALYVLVDAGLALWQREAPSESPVGIALAAASVLIMPLLARAKRRVGIALGSRALTAEATQTSLCMWLSVILLAGLLLNAVLGWWWADPVAALAMVPIIAKEGFEGLRGEPPCTDCCHD from the coding sequence ATGGGCGCCACCCTTCTGACCACTGACACCCGCGCGGAACTCGTCTCCCGCAGCCGTCGGCTGAACCTTGCCACGCTGGGCTACAACAGTCTCGAGGGCGTGGTGGCCATCGCCGCGGGCACGGCGGCCGGCTCGGTGGCGCTGATCGGATTCGGCATCGACAGCGGCATCGAACTCACCGCCTCGTGCATCGCCCTGTGGCGACTCGGGGCCGACGCCGATCACGCGCGGCGGGATCGGGCCGAGCGCACGGCGCACCGCCTCATCGGCGCCCTGTTCATGGCGCTCGCGCTCTATGTACTGGTGGATGCCGGCCTCGCGCTCTGGCAGCGCGAAGCGCCGAGCGAGAGCCCCGTCGGCATCGCGCTGGCCGCCGCGTCCGTGCTCATCATGCCGCTGCTCGCGCGCGCCAAGCGGCGCGTGGGCATTGCGCTGGGGAGCCGGGCCCTGACCGCGGAAGCCACGCAAACTTCGCTCTGCATGTGGCTGTCGGTGATCCTGCTCGCGGGGCTGCTGCTGAACGCGGTGCTCGGCTGGTGGTGGGCCGACCCCGTGGCCGCGCTGGCCATGGTGCCGATCATCGCCAAGGAAGGTTTCGAAGGGTTGCGCGGCGAGCCGCCCTGCACCGACTGCTGTCACGACTGA
- a CDS encoding M1 family metallopeptidase — MRATRLLAFTALVLPLAATAQAPTRAIRRDIPLTNMIRRAFAAGTRDSTGRPGKSYWQTRVDYTIQARLDVPAMRISGRETVVIHNNSDSAMRSIQLRLDQNIYAANVARAQTVPEITDGMRVTRITFNGETVDLNPPAPQRRPGGPGAQGAPPPVRLAATGMNTTSARITLPTPIAPRSTATLEAEWNFKAPNAENGRGLRMGAWGDSLVQVAEWYPRVAVYDDLRGWDTDPYLGPSEFYNNFGHFDVTIDAPAGWLVAATGLLQNPAEVLTPTARERLSHALESDSIRPVVTAAERGPGKSTADGTRLTWHWVADLVSDFAWSSSDRFVWDVTRATIPGKGVIPVHLFYEPGHAPQYVQAGPLAKHALEFYSKLWIPYEFPQLTLTDGPDTGMEFPMFIGSAAGAADHETGHQWWPMMVGNNETWYGFMDEGFNQYMNILSGADRNRQAANLDGLGQSYGRTSGDETEAPLMWDANYGGPMYRFQAYSKAPLMLSMLGGLVGDTAVWRAQSEFAKAWLFKHPAPWDYAFLMSRALKKELGWFWYYWLFTTESVDGSITGVRSAHGTTTVTVRQDGQMPSPVVLRVKFAAEGPDIRPMKNAVMTDGTTAVVTWPVDVWFNGNRTFNAVLDFGPRPIEKITLDPYCRFPDRDPSDNTWPKPTVQAAPAAGGPPGFGRPRCE; from the coding sequence ATGCGCGCAACCCGGCTGCTCGCGTTCACCGCGCTCGTCCTCCCGCTGGCCGCCACCGCGCAGGCGCCGACGCGCGCCATCCGGCGCGACATTCCGCTGACCAACATGATCCGACGCGCCTTCGCCGCCGGAACGCGTGATTCCACGGGCCGGCCCGGAAAGAGCTACTGGCAGACGCGCGTGGACTACACCATTCAGGCGCGGTTGGATGTGCCCGCCATGCGGATCAGCGGCCGCGAGACGGTGGTCATCCACAACAACAGCGACTCGGCGATGCGCAGCATCCAGCTGCGCCTCGACCAGAACATCTACGCCGCCAACGTCGCGCGGGCGCAGACGGTCCCCGAGATCACCGACGGCATGCGCGTCACGCGCATCACCTTCAACGGCGAGACGGTGGATCTCAACCCGCCGGCGCCGCAGCGGCGTCCAGGCGGGCCGGGCGCGCAGGGGGCGCCGCCGCCGGTGCGGCTCGCGGCCACGGGAATGAACACGACCTCCGCGCGCATCACGCTCCCCACGCCCATCGCGCCGCGCAGCACGGCGACGCTCGAGGCGGAGTGGAACTTCAAGGCGCCCAACGCGGAGAACGGACGCGGCCTGCGCATGGGCGCGTGGGGCGACAGCCTGGTGCAGGTGGCCGAGTGGTACCCGCGCGTCGCGGTCTACGACGACCTGAGAGGCTGGGACACCGACCCGTATCTGGGCCCGTCAGAGTTCTACAACAACTTCGGCCACTTCGACGTCACCATCGATGCGCCCGCCGGATGGCTGGTGGCCGCCACGGGTTTGCTGCAGAACCCCGCCGAGGTGCTGACGCCCACGGCCCGCGAGCGGTTGTCGCACGCGCTCGAGTCCGACAGCATCCGGCCGGTGGTCACCGCCGCGGAACGCGGCCCCGGAAAGTCCACCGCCGATGGCACGCGGCTCACCTGGCACTGGGTCGCCGACCTCGTGAGCGATTTCGCCTGGTCGAGCTCCGATCGTTTCGTCTGGGACGTCACGCGCGCGACGATTCCGGGCAAGGGCGTGATCCCGGTCCATCTGTTCTACGAGCCGGGCCACGCCCCGCAGTACGTGCAGGCCGGTCCGCTGGCCAAGCATGCCCTGGAGTTCTACTCGAAGCTGTGGATTCCGTACGAGTTCCCGCAGCTCACGCTTACCGACGGTCCGGACACGGGAATGGAGTTCCCGATGTTCATCGGGTCGGCCGCCGGCGCCGCCGATCATGAGACGGGCCATCAGTGGTGGCCGATGATGGTCGGCAACAATGAGACGTGGTACGGCTTCATGGATGAGGGGTTCAACCAGTACATGAACATCCTCTCCGGCGCGGATCGCAACCGGCAGGCCGCGAACCTCGACGGGCTGGGGCAGTCGTACGGGCGCACCAGCGGCGACGAGACCGAGGCGCCGCTGATGTGGGACGCCAACTACGGCGGCCCGATGTATCGCTTCCAGGCGTACAGCAAGGCGCCGCTGATGCTCTCGATGCTCGGCGGCCTCGTGGGCGACACCGCGGTCTGGCGCGCGCAGAGCGAGTTCGCCAAGGCCTGGCTGTTCAAGCATCCCGCGCCGTGGGACTACGCCTTCTTGATGAGCCGCGCGCTCAAGAAGGAGCTGGGCTGGTTCTGGTACTACTGGCTGTTCACGACGGAATCGGTGGACGGATCGATTACCGGGGTGCGCAGCGCCCACGGCACGACGACGGTGACCGTGCGGCAGGACGGCCAGATGCCGTCGCCGGTGGTGCTGCGCGTGAAATTCGCGGCGGAAGGGCCGGACATCCGGCCGATGAAGAACGCGGTGATGACCGACGGCACGACCGCCGTGGTGACGTGGCCGGTGGACGTCTGGTTCAACGGCAATCGCACGTTCAATGCTGTGCTCGACTTCGGACCGCGCCCCATCGAGAAGATCACGCTCGATCCGTACTGCCGGTTCCCGGATCGCGATCCGTCCGACAACACGTGGCCCAAGCCGACGGTGCAGGCGGCGCCGGCCGCGGGCGGTCCACCCGGATTCGGACGGCCGCGGTGCGAGTAG
- a CDS encoding DUF481 domain-containing protein, with product MRTPSAIAVVALLWAGTAPAQEKPASIPPIWAGSFGAGLAITSGNSNTSNWNISFKAKREPATGLILSADGLLIRGTKDGELSTDKSLLNSRTELRFANKSYVFAQTAYLRDTFKSIDYFFAPTAGLSYKFYNEATGTFSVDASVGASWEKNPEKPVKSRSAMAFGEKFTRALSKNAAVTHGFAGNVVANDMNNGLYTASVGLAASVTTRTQMKVEVLDTYRTTPPLATIDKSDVSTVMSFVVKF from the coding sequence TTGCGCACCCCCTCCGCCATCGCCGTGGTTGCCTTGCTCTGGGCCGGAACCGCACCCGCCCAGGAAAAGCCCGCCTCGATCCCGCCCATCTGGGCCGGCTCGTTCGGCGCCGGTCTCGCTATCACGAGCGGCAACAGCAACACGTCAAACTGGAACATCTCGTTCAAGGCGAAGCGCGAGCCCGCCACCGGGTTGATCCTCTCCGCCGACGGTCTGCTGATCCGCGGGACGAAGGACGGCGAGCTGAGCACGGACAAGAGCCTGCTCAACTCGCGGACGGAACTGCGGTTCGCCAACAAGTCGTACGTCTTTGCCCAGACGGCGTACCTGCGCGACACCTTCAAGTCCATCGACTACTTCTTCGCACCGACCGCCGGGCTGAGCTACAAGTTCTACAACGAGGCCACCGGCACCTTCTCCGTGGACGCCAGCGTCGGCGCATCGTGGGAGAAGAACCCCGAGAAGCCGGTGAAAAGCCGCTCGGCAATGGCGTTCGGCGAGAAGTTCACCCGCGCGCTGTCCAAGAACGCCGCCGTCACGCACGGCTTCGCGGGCAACGTCGTGGCGAACGACATGAACAACGGGCTGTACACGGCGAGCGTCGGCCTGGCGGCGTCGGTGACGACGCGGACGCAGATGAAGGTCGAGGTGCTCGATACGTACCGCACCACGCCGCCGCTCGCCACCATCGACAAGAGCGACGTCTCCACCGTGATGTCGTTCGTCGTCAAGTTCTAG
- a CDS encoding ABC transporter permease: protein MPLFEAIRLALQTIRVQKLKSFFTALGVCIGVMFLITVVSIVDGMGRYMETQLVGKLIAINSFELRHRPNINIGDVDRETWMEYNRRPRILESDVEPVVEALPDGALWAMYSEGSVRVESPYSRPRAADVTAIDGQYFQIKRLDVTDGRSFSPSEITTGAEVVIIGPDLVKRLFPTVNPIDRQVKMGGRLYTVVGVGESRGSAFGMSFDNYVFAPFRSPVHRLLNRQPHVIDAVIVQTPIAEALIDAQEAVRSVMRARHQLRPTQKDNFVLETSDTALEFWNKIKQYLVLAGVALPAVGLVVGAIVIMNIMLVAVAERTHEIGIRKALGAKRRDILIQFLIESATLSTFGAAMGIALGAAAAVLIRTTTPMPTYVAPWSIAVGVLIGAGVGIISGVYPASRASLLDPVAALRQE, encoded by the coding sequence ATGCCCCTCTTCGAGGCCATTCGCCTCGCCCTCCAGACCATTCGCGTGCAGAAGCTCAAGAGCTTCTTCACCGCGCTTGGCGTCTGCATTGGCGTGATGTTCCTCATCACCGTCGTCTCCATCGTCGACGGGATGGGGCGGTACATGGAGACGCAGCTCGTCGGCAAGCTCATCGCCATCAACTCCTTCGAGCTGCGCCATCGCCCGAACATCAACATCGGCGACGTGGACCGCGAGACGTGGATGGAGTACAACCGCCGTCCGCGGATCCTCGAAAGCGACGTGGAACCGGTCGTCGAGGCGCTGCCCGACGGCGCCCTCTGGGCGATGTACTCCGAGGGGAGCGTGCGCGTCGAGTCACCGTACTCGCGTCCCCGCGCGGCCGACGTCACCGCCATCGACGGCCAGTACTTCCAGATCAAGCGGCTGGACGTCACCGACGGCCGCAGCTTCTCGCCGAGTGAAATCACCACCGGCGCCGAAGTGGTGATCATCGGACCGGACCTCGTGAAGCGCCTCTTCCCGACCGTCAACCCGATTGACCGCCAGGTGAAGATGGGCGGCCGGCTGTACACCGTGGTCGGCGTGGGCGAGTCGCGCGGCAGCGCCTTCGGCATGTCGTTCGACAACTACGTCTTCGCGCCGTTCCGGTCGCCCGTGCACCGCCTGCTCAACCGGCAGCCGCACGTCATCGACGCGGTGATCGTGCAGACGCCCATCGCCGAGGCGCTGATCGACGCGCAGGAGGCGGTGCGGTCGGTGATGCGCGCCCGGCACCAGCTGCGGCCGACGCAGAAGGACAACTTCGTGCTCGAGACGTCGGACACCGCGCTCGAGTTCTGGAACAAGATCAAGCAGTACCTGGTGCTCGCCGGCGTCGCGCTCCCCGCGGTGGGGCTGGTCGTGGGCGCCATCGTCATCATGAACATCATGCTGGTGGCCGTCGCCGAGCGCACCCACGAGATTGGCATCCGGAAGGCGCTGGGCGCCAAGCGGCGCGACATCCTCATCCAGTTCCTCATCGAGTCGGCGACGCTGAGCACCTTCGGCGCCGCGATGGGCATCGCGCTCGGCGCCGCCGCCGCCGTGCTCATCCGCACGACCACCCCGATGCCCACCTACGTCGCGCCGTGGTCCATCGCCGTCGGCGTGCTGATTGGCGCGGGCGTCGGCATCATCTCGGGCGTCTACCCGGCGAGCCGCGCGTCGCTGCTCGACCCCGTGGCCGCGCTGCGGCAGGAGTGA
- a CDS encoding PAS domain-containing protein — protein MTPADRLDEVILDSLMGMSPLGIAVLDRDLRYVRINAPAAAANGLPSDAHLGRSVREIVRPDVWAIIEPLLRRVTEQGESFSDLELPVAVDPERVMLSSAWPLRGTDGEILGVVVTRRDITAMRRITENLRESEERFRAVVELAPNCVFIVDEGEVTYANAMALRMSGAAGKAELIGHPLRDRFVPESWDDVQALMRSPSAEDGPAAPRPLTLRRLDGGSTAVDVSVVPTTLGGRPVQFLVIRDVSRQRRAEEELRRRSRFVETLLEHLPLGLAVNEISTGRQLYIGTKFERTYGVEPGSIEGVDDFFEKVYRDPIFREQMRTRIMADLMSGDIDRMHWEDIPITTASGEQRVISASNIPLPEQDLMISTVQDVTDRKREEDARLRLQAQVEQIQRMESVGRLAGGVAHDFNNMLGVILASAELALMKVAPSDPLYEELVEIRKSAERSAALTRQLLAFARRQHADPVVLDLNDTVAGEMRMLQRLLGESVDVTFEPADSVWPVKVDPTQVASILTNLALNARHAIADVGHVTIATGNCSVDAAFCEAHVDAAPGEYVCLSVRDTGRGMDEATRARIFEPFFTTKALGEGTGLGLASVYGAVRQNEGFITVESEPGAGAVFAIYLPRFEGEVPPRRPVEPAVPVSRGHETILVVEDEPALLRLAQRVLQNEGYEVLAASGPVEALRIASEHPGAVHLLLADLVMPVMNGRDLAAALLELLPTLRPVFMSGHAADVFASRGAFQHGAKFLQKPFDTRTLLATVRSALDGV, from the coding sequence ATGACCCCTGCGGATCGTCTGGACGAGGTGATCCTCGACAGCCTGATGGGCATGAGTCCGCTGGGCATCGCCGTGCTCGATCGCGACCTCCGCTACGTGCGCATCAATGCCCCGGCCGCCGCGGCCAACGGGCTGCCGTCCGACGCCCATCTCGGCCGATCCGTGCGCGAGATCGTGCGCCCCGACGTCTGGGCGATTATCGAGCCGCTCCTGCGCCGCGTCACCGAGCAGGGCGAGAGCTTCAGCGACCTTGAGCTGCCGGTGGCGGTGGATCCCGAGCGGGTGATGCTCTCCAGCGCGTGGCCGCTCCGCGGCACGGACGGGGAGATACTGGGCGTCGTGGTGACGCGCCGCGACATCACCGCGATGCGGCGCATCACGGAGAACCTGCGGGAAAGCGAGGAGCGCTTTCGGGCCGTCGTCGAACTGGCCCCGAATTGTGTGTTCATCGTGGACGAGGGGGAGGTCACCTACGCGAACGCGATGGCCCTGCGGATGTCTGGGGCGGCGGGCAAGGCCGAGCTGATCGGTCATCCGCTGCGCGATCGCTTTGTCCCGGAGTCGTGGGACGACGTGCAGGCGTTGATGCGCAGCCCGTCCGCTGAGGATGGACCGGCCGCACCGCGGCCGCTCACCCTGCGGCGGCTCGACGGCGGCAGCACCGCCGTGGACGTGAGCGTGGTCCCGACCACGCTCGGCGGCCGGCCCGTGCAGTTCCTGGTGATCCGCGACGTCAGCCGGCAACGGCGGGCCGAGGAGGAGTTGCGCCGGCGCAGCCGCTTCGTGGAGACGCTGCTGGAGCACCTGCCGCTCGGACTCGCCGTCAATGAGATCTCCACGGGGCGGCAGCTCTACATCGGCACGAAGTTCGAGCGCACCTACGGGGTGGAGCCGGGGAGCATCGAAGGCGTCGACGACTTCTTCGAGAAGGTCTACCGCGATCCGATCTTCCGCGAGCAGATGCGGACGCGGATCATGGCAGACCTCATGTCCGGGGACATCGACCGGATGCACTGGGAGGACATCCCGATCACGACCGCCAGTGGCGAGCAGCGCGTGATCTCGGCGAGCAACATCCCGCTGCCGGAGCAGGACCTGATGATCTCGACCGTGCAGGATGTCACCGACCGCAAGCGCGAGGAGGATGCGCGGCTCCGGCTGCAGGCCCAGGTGGAGCAGATCCAGAGAATGGAGTCGGTGGGCCGCCTGGCGGGCGGCGTCGCACACGACTTCAACAACATGCTCGGCGTGATCCTCGCGTCGGCGGAGCTGGCGCTGATGAAGGTGGCCCCCAGCGATCCCCTCTACGAAGAACTCGTCGAAATCCGGAAGTCGGCGGAGCGGTCGGCCGCGCTGACGCGCCAGTTGCTGGCGTTTGCACGGCGGCAGCACGCCGACCCGGTGGTGCTCGACCTCAACGATACCGTTGCCGGCGAGATGCGCATGCTGCAGCGGCTGCTGGGGGAGAGCGTCGACGTCACGTTCGAGCCAGCGGACTCCGTCTGGCCGGTGAAGGTGGATCCGACGCAAGTGGCCAGCATCCTGACCAACCTCGCCCTGAACGCGCGCCACGCAATCGCCGACGTGGGCCACGTGACGATTGCCACCGGCAATTGTTCGGTGGATGCCGCGTTCTGCGAGGCGCACGTGGACGCGGCGCCCGGTGAGTACGTCTGCCTCTCCGTCCGCGATACGGGCCGCGGAATGGATGAGGCGACGCGCGCGCGCATCTTCGAGCCGTTCTTCACGACCAAGGCGCTCGGCGAAGGAACCGGGCTCGGGCTGGCCTCGGTCTACGGCGCCGTGCGGCAGAACGAGGGCTTCATCACCGTCGAGAGCGAGCCGGGCGCGGGGGCGGTGTTTGCCATCTACCTGCCGCGCTTTGAAGGTGAAGTGCCGCCCAGGCGGCCCGTCGAGCCCGCGGTCCCGGTGTCACGCGGTCACGAGACCATCCTCGTGGTCGAGGACGAGCCCGCGCTGCTTCGGCTGGCCCAGCGCGTGCTCCAGAACGAGGGCTACGAGGTGCTCGCCGCGAGCGGACCGGTGGAGGCGCTGCGGATTGCCAGTGAACATCCGGGGGCGGTGCACCTGTTGCTCGCCGACTTGGTGATGCCGGTCATGAATGGACGCGACCTGGCGGCGGCGTTGCTGGAACTGCTCCCCACCCTTCGACCCGTCTTCATGTCGGGACACGCGGCGGACGTCTTTGCCAGCCGTGGCGCGTTTCAGCACGGGGCGAAATTCCTGCAGAAACCGTTCGACACCCGCACGCTGCTCGCGACCGTACGCAGCGCGCTGGACGGAGTCTAG
- a CDS encoding pyridoxal phosphate-dependent aminotransferase, with translation MGTTIFTVMSQLAAETGAVNLGQGFPDFDIPESLAELLARAVRDGNNQYAPMTGLPTLREAIADKTEAIYGCRVDPGTEVTVTSGATEAIFNAILAVIHPGDEAIVLDPSYDSYEPGVVLAGGRCVHVPLRGTDFAPDWDAIAAAVTPRTRLVIVNSPHNPSGAVWSNDDVRQLAELADRHDLVVISDEVYEHIVFDDRRHESVLRTPELAARAFVVSSFGKTYHCTGWKVGYCVAPPALTTEFRKVHQYNTFATSTPAQWAFAGMLREHPEHHASLSAFYQAKRDRFRAQLGRTRLRALPVGGSYFQLVDYSAVSDLGDAAFAHWLCTTHGVTSIPLSPFYAASPPAQRIVRLCFAKHASTLDAAIERLERI, from the coding sequence GTGGGCACCACGATCTTCACCGTGATGTCGCAACTGGCCGCGGAGACCGGCGCGGTCAACCTGGGACAGGGGTTCCCGGACTTCGACATCCCCGAGTCGCTCGCGGAGCTGCTGGCGCGTGCCGTTCGAGACGGCAACAACCAGTACGCGCCGATGACCGGGCTCCCGACGCTGCGCGAGGCAATCGCGGACAAGACCGAGGCCATCTACGGATGTCGCGTCGATCCCGGCACCGAGGTGACGGTCACGAGCGGCGCCACGGAAGCGATCTTCAACGCTATCCTTGCCGTGATCCACCCCGGAGACGAGGCCATCGTCCTCGATCCGAGCTACGACAGCTACGAACCGGGCGTCGTGCTGGCCGGCGGCCGCTGCGTGCACGTCCCGCTGCGCGGCACCGACTTCGCGCCGGACTGGGACGCGATCGCCGCCGCCGTGACGCCGCGTACGCGCCTGGTCATCGTCAACTCGCCGCACAATCCGTCCGGGGCCGTCTGGTCGAACGACGACGTGCGCCAGTTGGCGGAGCTCGCCGACCGGCACGACCTCGTGGTCATCTCCGACGAGGTGTATGAGCACATCGTCTTCGATGACCGGCGTCACGAGAGCGTGCTGCGCACGCCGGAGCTGGCCGCGCGCGCCTTCGTCGTCTCCTCGTTCGGCAAGACGTATCACTGCACGGGGTGGAAGGTGGGGTATTGCGTCGCCCCGCCGGCGCTCACCACCGAGTTTCGGAAGGTGCACCAGTACAACACGTTTGCCACGTCCACGCCGGCGCAGTGGGCCTTCGCGGGGATGCTGCGCGAGCATCCCGAGCATCACGCGTCACTAAGCGCGTTCTACCAGGCCAAGCGCGACCGCTTCCGCGCCCAGCTGGGACGCACCCGGCTGCGCGCGCTGCCGGTGGGCGGCAGCTACTTTCAACTCGTGGACTATTCGGCCGTCTCGGACCTGGGCGACGCGGCGTTTGCGCATTGGCTGTGCACCACGCACGGCGTCACGTCCATCCCGCTCTCGCCCTTCTATGCCGCGTCTCCGCCGGCGCAGCGCATCGTGCGGCTCTGTTTCGCGAAGCACGCGTCGACGCTCGACGCCGCCATCGAGCGACTGGAGCGCATATGA
- a CDS encoding cobalamin-dependent protein (Presence of a B(12) (cobalamin)-binding domain implies dependence on cobalamin itself, in one of its several forms, or in some unusual lineages, dependence on a cobalamin-like analog.) produces MSTGSERRLLDQSGLERFHALRSDAVNAVAERFYATFPKALERFGARGREATREDLAFHLEFLRPVLEFGLLQPMVDYLRWLASVLAARGVPAEHLPLSLEWLAEFFAERLNAADAAVVVTALRAARGEFMDAGAAPPAPRMTREAWPEAREFEAALLAGSQQDALAVVLRCMNDGRSLVDVELHVIQSALYRIGERWQANEVSVAQEHMASAIVQSVMTIALLQASPRAANGKKVLLACVAGNDHAIGLRIVADAFLLGGWDVRYLGPNVPTPALIGQVIEWQPHLLGLSVSFAQQLPVVRDVIAQLDARLGLRRPGVIVGGLAINNFAPIAERVHADAVGVDARAALERAEAMVGGVS; encoded by the coding sequence GTGTCCACCGGCTCCGAACGGCGGTTGCTTGACCAGTCGGGTCTCGAGCGCTTCCATGCGCTGAGGTCCGACGCGGTGAACGCCGTCGCGGAGCGGTTCTATGCGACCTTCCCGAAGGCGCTCGAGCGCTTCGGCGCGCGCGGCCGGGAGGCGACGCGCGAGGACCTGGCTTTCCACCTGGAGTTCCTGCGCCCCGTCCTCGAGTTCGGGCTGCTGCAACCGATGGTGGACTACCTGCGCTGGCTGGCCAGCGTGCTGGCGGCGCGCGGCGTCCCCGCCGAGCATCTGCCGCTGTCGCTCGAGTGGCTGGCCGAGTTCTTTGCGGAACGGTTGAACGCAGCCGATGCCGCGGTGGTCGTCACGGCGCTGCGGGCGGCGCGCGGAGAATTTATGGATGCCGGCGCCGCGCCACCGGCGCCGCGCATGACGCGGGAGGCGTGGCCTGAAGCGCGGGAATTCGAGGCCGCCCTCCTGGCCGGCAGCCAGCAGGACGCGCTCGCGGTCGTGCTACGCTGCATGAATGACGGGCGTTCGCTGGTCGACGTCGAGCTCCACGTCATCCAGTCGGCGCTGTATCGCATCGGGGAGCGCTGGCAGGCAAACGAAGTGTCCGTCGCTCAGGAGCACATGGCGAGCGCCATCGTGCAGTCGGTGATGACCATCGCCCTGCTGCAGGCGTCGCCGCGTGCCGCGAACGGCAAGAAGGTGCTGCTGGCCTGCGTCGCGGGCAACGACCACGCCATCGGACTGCGCATTGTCGCGGATGCCTTTCTGCTGGGCGGATGGGACGTGCGCTATCTCGGGCCAAACGTGCCGACGCCGGCGCTCATCGGCCAGGTCATCGAATGGCAGCCCCACCTGCTCGGCCTGTCGGTCTCGTTTGCGCAACAGCTGCCGGTGGTTCGCGACGTCATCGCGCAGCTCGACGCGCGCCTTGGCCTGCGGCGTCCCGGCGTGATCGTGGGCGGGCTTGCGATCAACAACTTCGCACCTATTGCCGAGCGAGTGCACGCGGATGCGGTCGGCGTTGACGCCCGGGCGGCGCTCGAGCGCGCCGAGGCAATGGTGGGTGGCGTATCGTGA